GAACTTCCCGTTTGTCCATATAGCCATTGATTTGCactgcctcgaggtcgatcaTTTAGAATCCTCGGGGTCGAACCCCGAGCTGAGCCTCGAGCCTTCTGGGGATGGTCTTGATGAGGTGCCATAATAATTATAAAATCGGACTCTCTGATTTTTACCGCATGCAAGGAGATAACAGTGAATTTCATTTAGATCTTTTAGTATCGGCAATTCTTTTTATTGATCAATTATGCTCCTTTTAGGATGTAACAGTCTATTATATGCAGAGCTTTACACACAACATGGAAGGCAAAAGAAGAAACATATCGTTTCCTTTCCAACCGTTTGTTCTTTTTCCCGATTATCTATTATTAGGATTACTCTTTTTTATTTTGCCTATCTAAACTCCTTTCAAGACTTTAATTTTGTTATAATTATTGTTGAGATTGGTTTTGGTGGTTACAGCTGAAGCAAAAAAATTAGAACATAATATAgtatgtgactataggtgatgcaTAGACAAAGATCATATTAATGTAAAAGCAAGAAGGTAAAATTTAAAAAGTTCAAGTGAGGACGAGTACTATCTTAATTAAGTGGTGAGAaggtataataataataaaatattctGCAAGAAATTTTCAATTCAAATGTAATTTTATAAATGCATTAACTTTAAGTTAAAGTCAGTATCTCGATAGTCAATTTATGAATATGGATTTggaaataaaaatatattaagCATTTTAATATTTAAGAAGAGTTAATTATTAAGGCTATCATTACTTAAATTTACATTCATCATCTTTTGAAAATTAAATTGTTTCCACTAATTTCATTATTAACTCTTACATAATTTTTATGTGATTTTCAAAAAGTTAATATTCTGTGATGAAGAGGCACAACGCGCATGTCCAAAAGTTAGTTATTTTGATAAGCACAAACGACACGCCTCTTGGCCTCCTTTAGTACTGCATATGTTCTCTGGAACTCTGGAAATAGCTAGTCAACACTCAAGATTGAAAACCAACAATTATCTCAAACAAAGAATAACAAAACAAGAGGAAAATAATGTGTTTTCAGTAACATGACTAAAAGTTCCTATGAAAATTTTAGAACATCTAAGCTATACTCTTTATTCCGAATATCAGAAACGAAAGAGTTAGGAAtaggaaatgaaaagaaaatgacGAAATAAATTTTCTCATGGCCTCCTTTTTGGACGTGGGATAAAAATACCCCTTGAAGAGAGAATTTCATCGGCCTTAATtgagggaaaatatttttcgcaaaaagaaatattttgtccgattttccttctttttcatttGCGTTCCGCGCTTTCTAAATCAAGTTTTAATAGTTGTAATGTGCTTCATGAGCATGGCAATAACATCAGGAGATACTTCAGAGGCTGCTTTCTTCAGACGTTGAATTTTTTCCTCAGTTTCTATCTCAAGCCTCTTTTCGGTCGAGTCTGAGCTTCCACTGGTCTGCATATTAATCACAGGAAAGTAATCAAATACTAATATTTCCTTACTAAAGCTAAAAAGGAAATTAAATTTTGCTCATCTTACTTAACTTGATTGAATCCATTATGGATTAAATAAATCCAAGTAAATATATCCACAAACATTATGCAACTACTATATAAACCTTCTTGTATAAAATCGAATCAGTATTGCTTTCGTTTAACTTTATAATAATATAGAGTTTCTATTAGTATTTGTATTCATTATGATTCTGATAACTAAATTGGAACTAAATCAGCTTATTCAATCTAGGAGAAAAGACAATTTAGAAGAGAAAAACCTCAGATAATGTCATTTTGTACTCAGCTTCCAAATGCGAACGATAATTCGCCACTTCCATCTCAGCTTCTTCTTTTGCTTGGCGCAACCTTGTCATTTTAACTGCCAAATTTCAAATGTATAAGAATCAGGACACATTAGTTTAAGTTCAGATGTTGGATATGTGCTAAAAAAACAAAACTTATAATGTTCTACTATTTCCGGTAATAAGTTTCGGTAAAAGTTCAAGCTCCAACTTATAATGTTCAAATCTTAGATCCGCTTTTGATAAGAATCTTTAAAATTTTCATGGTAAAGAAGTTTTCCAAGTCACTGAAAATTTACCATTTCTAGCAGCAGAAACTATTTGTTGGGCTTCCTGTTCAGCAGTGAGTAGCATTTGAATGCCTCCTTGTCCTCTCATTGAATCCATTGACAGCTACTAAATTGAAATACAACAAGGGGCAACAATAGAAATAGAACccatttttaatttgaaaaaaaaaagatacataTATATCATTCAAATTTCATGTTGAGCTTTTGATATATGCGTCCCAGTACTAATCTAAGGAGAGAATTTTGATATTCAATAAAATCAAACAAGGATTCCCACCATTTCACTCATTACGAACgtgtaaaaatatttaaactatcGAATCATTTTATAAGATAAGTACAGgtaattttagtattaattagttACCTggaaatttttttttgtaattaccATGCTAGTATAGGTTAAATTACACTTAATATGTAAATATAGTTATTCGCCGGTGTATAGTTTTTTTCTTAAGAGAAAGTGATAAATCTAAGTGAAAAAGCAAAAAATGGTAGTGCGAACTTTGTTTGGTTCTCACTATATCTGTAAAACTCGGTTTGAGGGCTTGCATAACACATTCttatggtttttttttttttttttttaaatatacgGAGTAGGATAGTACCAAATTTTGTTCTTATTCATTTTCGTATTTTTAGGGCATATATTATAATGTCCACCAGATAAAAAATGGAAGTCAGTTTTGCCAATGGAATAAATCAACACATCAAACAGAAACAATTTCCTAATTCCCTTTTCCTCTTTATTTCTTTTTGCAATTCATACCTCCAAGGAAAAAGATCTGAAAATgttagagggtgtttggctaagcttataagctggtcaaactggcttataaacactttttggcttatctacgcgtttggtaaaattaaaagtgcttacaAGTTAaatgcttataagccaaaaataagccaaaagccataagttggtctaccccaacttatcaaatttcagcttataagcactttaagtttgactaaaatatttactattatatccctaaaatacttctttttaaaacaaaactctttgtaTACTCAGTTCTTAAGCTacatattattaatttcagca
This genomic stretch from Nicotiana sylvestris chromosome 9, ASM39365v2, whole genome shotgun sequence harbors:
- the LOC104231546 gene encoding V-type proton ATPase subunit G-like, producing MDSMRGQGGIQMLLTAEQEAQQIVSAARNVKMTRLRQAKEEAEMEVANYRSHLEAEYKMTLSETSGSSDSTEKRLEIETEEKIQRLKKAASEVSPDVIAMLMKHITTIKT